A portion of the Corynebacterium jeikeium genome contains these proteins:
- a CDS encoding DUF4442 domain-containing protein: MAETQTFRMWKKLAATPVVGKRLFSLTAALTAPYFRTICPKLETMQPGLAVARMPAWWGVRNHIKSVHAIAACNLAEFAMGMLCEASVPTTHRWVPKGMTTNYKRISVGGLTAVAKAELPDFSTITPETGGVDFPVHIVLTDANGTEVQDATINCWVTAKKPK; this comes from the coding sequence ATGGCAGAGACTCAAACATTCCGCATGTGGAAGAAGTTGGCTGCGACTCCAGTCGTCGGCAAGCGTCTATTTTCCTTAACCGCCGCATTGACGGCGCCATATTTCCGCACAATCTGTCCCAAGCTAGAGACGATGCAGCCTGGACTGGCGGTAGCGCGCATGCCCGCTTGGTGGGGCGTGCGTAATCACATTAAGTCCGTGCATGCGATTGCTGCGTGTAACCTCGCTGAATTCGCGATGGGCATGCTCTGTGAGGCCAGCGTACCGACAACGCATCGCTGGGTTCCAAAGGGCATGACGACGAACTACAAGCGCATCTCCGTTGGTGGCCTGACGGCTGTGGCCAAGGCTGAGTTGCCGGACTTCTCCACCATCACACCGGAGACTGGTGGGGTAGATTTTCCCGTCCACATCGTGCTGACCGATGCCAACGGCACCGAAGTACAAGATGCCACCATCAACTGCTGGGTGACAGCGAAGAAGCCTAAGTAG
- a CDS encoding M23 family metallopeptidase, translated as MTFFNARRGGGKHRKVEVSATSRAALVALSASTIASSNAVAHAAETENKAPENSASTQTRAAQPKNNAPMVLASSSFNPSTNLSDHLATALQYNQERVARDQAARAPKLSIPTVGLLTSPFGSRWGTFHYGVDLANVTNTPIMSVMDGTVIDAGPAQGYGQWIRVRHDDGSVSVYGHIESIYVAVGEAVRAGQVIAGMGNRGFSTGTHLHFEIHPDGTTPVDPVTWFIQRGLNLN; from the coding sequence GTGACGTTTTTCAATGCTCGTCGCGGAGGCGGAAAGCACCGCAAGGTAGAGGTTTCCGCAACTTCTCGCGCAGCACTGGTCGCACTGTCCGCATCGACGATCGCTTCCTCCAACGCGGTCGCCCACGCAGCTGAGACCGAGAATAAGGCTCCGGAGAACTCAGCTTCGACTCAGACCCGCGCTGCTCAGCCGAAGAACAACGCTCCGATGGTGCTGGCCTCCAGCTCCTTCAATCCGAGCACTAACCTCAGCGACCACCTCGCTACGGCGTTGCAGTACAACCAGGAGCGCGTTGCTCGCGACCAGGCTGCCCGCGCTCCGAAACTCTCCATCCCGACCGTGGGGCTGCTGACCTCACCGTTCGGCTCACGCTGGGGAACCTTCCACTACGGTGTCGACCTGGCTAACGTCACCAACACCCCAATCATGTCCGTCATGGACGGCACTGTTATCGATGCAGGCCCGGCTCAGGGCTACGGCCAGTGGATTCGCGTTCGCCATGACGACGGCTCTGTTTCCGTCTACGGCCACATCGAGTCCATCTACGTTGCTGTCGGAGAAGCTGTCCGAGCTGGTCAGGTCATCGCCGGTATGGGCAACCGCGGCTTCTCCACCGGTACGCACCTCCACTTCGAGATCCACCCGGATGGCACCACTCCGGTCGACCCGGTGACCTGGTTCATCCAGCGTGGTCTGAACCTGAACTAA
- a CDS encoding phosphoribosylglycinamide formyltransferase, whose amino-acid sequence MTEAQPVAEISHNNSSSKQLRIIVLASGLGSLLQSMLELLDAEKVQIVAVGSDKDCPALERAQNLNIPTFQVPFDAEAKKDREGWDIRVLEAVNSFSPDIVVSAGFMRILGPTFVEAYSNRIINTHPALLPSFPGARAVPDALDYGVKVTGTTVHIVDNGVDTGPILAQQPVAVEDDDTVETLHERIKVVERRLLVDVLHSIADHGIERDGRKAYLK is encoded by the coding sequence GTGACTGAAGCACAGCCCGTCGCAGAAATTTCGCACAATAATTCCTCCAGCAAGCAGCTCCGCATCATAGTCCTGGCCTCTGGCCTGGGCTCCCTTTTGCAGTCGATGCTGGAACTGCTGGACGCTGAAAAGGTTCAGATTGTCGCGGTTGGTTCGGACAAGGATTGTCCGGCGCTGGAGAGGGCTCAAAACCTCAATATCCCAACTTTTCAGGTGCCTTTCGATGCTGAGGCAAAGAAGGACCGAGAAGGTTGGGATATTCGTGTTTTAGAGGCCGTGAACAGTTTTTCGCCGGATATCGTTGTCTCGGCGGGTTTCATGCGCATTCTGGGGCCAACATTTGTAGAGGCCTACAGCAATCGCATCATTAATACGCACCCAGCGCTGCTGCCGTCCTTCCCAGGGGCGCGTGCGGTACCGGATGCACTTGACTACGGGGTGAAGGTCACCGGCACGACCGTGCATATCGTTGATAATGGAGTGGACACCGGGCCGATTCTGGCGCAACAGCCAGTGGCCGTCGAGGACGACGACACGGTGGAGACCCTGCACGAACGAATCAAGGTTGTCGAACGCCGACTCCTGGTTGATGTATTGCACTCGATTGCCGATCACGGAATTGAGCGTGACGGACGAAAGGCTTATCTGAAATGA
- the purH gene encoding bifunctional phosphoribosylaminoimidazolecarboxamide formyltransferase/IMP cyclohydrolase PurH produces MTNDNTQRKPIKRALISVYDKTGLEELARDLHEAGVEIVSTGSTAGKIAAAGVPVTPVEDLTGFPECLEGRVKTLHPRVHAGILADTRKEDHLAQLKELGVEAFQLVVVNLYPFRETVASGASYDECVEQIDIGGPSMVRAAAKNHPSVAIVVDPARYGDVATAVKEGGFTLEQRREFARDAFLHTADYDAAVSNWFVEQLGGAEGSTPTPLRYGENSHQSATLTRIGTKGLANAKQLNGKEMSYNNYQDADAAWRAAWDHERPCVAIIKHANPCGIAVSDESIAAAHRAAHACDPMSAFGGVIAVNREVSVEMAEQVKDIFTEVIVAPSYEDGAVEVLKAKKNLRILVAEYEAPTTENKFISGGLLTQDPDTYQAEGDKPENWELATGEALNAEELAELEFAWRSVRAVKSNAILLSKNNATVGVGMGQVNRVDSAKLAVERANTLADGENRTQGAYAASDAFFPFADGLQVLIDAGVKAVVQPGGSIRDEEVIAAAKEAGVTMYMTGTRHFFH; encoded by the coding sequence ATGACCAACGACAACACGCAGCGTAAACCGATCAAGCGCGCTCTGATTAGCGTCTACGACAAGACTGGGCTCGAGGAGCTGGCTCGCGACCTGCACGAGGCTGGCGTGGAAATCGTTTCCACCGGTTCCACGGCTGGCAAGATTGCTGCAGCTGGCGTGCCGGTGACCCCGGTTGAGGATCTCACTGGTTTCCCGGAGTGCCTCGAGGGCCGCGTGAAGACGCTGCACCCGCGTGTTCACGCCGGCATTCTGGCTGATACCCGCAAGGAAGACCACCTGGCTCAGCTGAAGGAGCTCGGCGTGGAGGCTTTCCAGCTCGTTGTCGTTAACCTGTACCCGTTCCGTGAGACCGTTGCCTCGGGCGCTTCCTACGACGAATGCGTGGAGCAGATCGACATCGGAGGCCCGTCGATGGTTCGCGCTGCGGCGAAGAACCACCCGTCGGTTGCCATCGTCGTCGACCCGGCTCGCTACGGCGATGTCGCTACCGCCGTGAAGGAAGGCGGCTTCACCCTCGAGCAGCGCCGTGAGTTCGCTCGCGACGCATTCCTGCACACCGCCGATTACGACGCAGCTGTGTCCAACTGGTTTGTTGAGCAGCTCGGTGGCGCTGAGGGATCCACTCCGACTCCGCTGCGCTACGGCGAGAACTCTCACCAGTCGGCAACTCTGACCCGCATTGGTACCAAGGGGCTGGCAAACGCCAAGCAGCTGAACGGCAAGGAGATGTCGTACAACAACTACCAGGATGCCGACGCCGCATGGCGTGCCGCCTGGGATCACGAGCGCCCGTGTGTGGCAATCATCAAGCACGCTAACCCGTGCGGCATCGCAGTCTCGGATGAGTCCATCGCCGCAGCTCACCGCGCAGCTCACGCATGTGACCCGATGTCCGCATTCGGTGGTGTCATCGCCGTCAACCGCGAGGTCTCCGTTGAGATGGCCGAACAGGTCAAGGACATCTTCACCGAGGTCATCGTCGCTCCGTCCTACGAAGACGGTGCCGTTGAGGTACTGAAGGCCAAGAAGAACCTGCGCATTCTCGTCGCCGAGTACGAAGCACCGACCACCGAGAACAAGTTTATCTCGGGTGGTCTGCTCACCCAGGATCCGGATACTTACCAGGCAGAGGGTGATAAGCCGGAGAACTGGGAGCTGGCCACCGGCGAGGCATTGAATGCTGAAGAGCTGGCTGAGCTCGAGTTTGCATGGCGCTCCGTCCGCGCTGTGAAGTCCAACGCCATCCTGCTGTCCAAGAACAACGCCACCGTCGGCGTCGGCATGGGCCAGGTCAACCGCGTGGACTCCGCAAAGCTCGCCGTTGAGCGCGCAAATACGCTTGCCGACGGAGAAAACCGTACTCAGGGGGCCTACGCTGCGTCCGATGCCTTCTTCCCGTTCGCTGACGGTCTGCAGGTCCTGATTGATGCCGGTGTGAAGGCAGTTGTCCAGCCAGGTGGTTCCATCCGTGACGAAGAGGTCATAGCTGCTGCCAAGGAAGCTGGCGTCACCATGTACATGACAGGTACTCGTCACTTCTTCCACTAA
- a CDS encoding TetR/AcrR family transcriptional regulator: protein MSRRTEARRRREAEILSAAAAILADRGFHQTRLEDVGSAVGISGPALYRYFSGKEELLAQILIDISIRLVDGARAVLDRAKSNDWEPEETLRGLLAHHVHFAVTEPDRIRVQEREGGNLAPEQSAKVRSLQRLYMVLWVDALRELQPELTSDEAQLKVQLTAGLINSSRHVLKWAGPEATRENAFEMALAALGINNQ from the coding sequence ATGTCACGTAGAACCGAAGCGCGACGGCGTCGAGAAGCAGAGATTCTCTCCGCTGCTGCTGCGATCCTGGCCGACCGAGGGTTTCATCAGACTCGGTTGGAGGATGTTGGCTCCGCTGTCGGCATTTCTGGCCCAGCTCTTTACCGTTACTTCAGCGGCAAGGAAGAGCTGTTGGCGCAGATCCTCATCGATATTTCTATCCGACTTGTCGATGGTGCGCGAGCAGTTCTCGATCGAGCAAAGAGCAATGATTGGGAGCCAGAGGAGACTCTTCGGGGCCTCCTTGCGCATCACGTGCATTTTGCAGTCACGGAGCCCGATCGCATTCGTGTCCAAGAGCGCGAAGGGGGAAATCTGGCGCCAGAGCAGAGCGCAAAAGTGCGTTCCTTGCAGCGTCTTTACATGGTCTTATGGGTGGACGCTCTGCGTGAACTACAGCCCGAACTCACCTCCGACGAGGCGCAGCTTAAAGTCCAGCTCACCGCTGGGTTGATTAACTCTTCCAGGCATGTGCTCAAATGGGCGGGCCCCGAGGCGACAAGGGAAAATGCCTTTGAGATGGCCCTCGCTGCGCTGGGCATTAACAACCAATAA
- a CDS encoding methylcrotonoyl-CoA carboxylase, producing the protein MTHAPALTNRQRHEELVAELKELLSTTARGGSERARARHISRGKLLPRQRINQLLDPGSPFLEVAPLAAHEMYGGKVPAAGVIAGIGIIEGRRCLVVANDATVSGGTYYPLTVKKHLRAQEIASLNHLPCIYLVDSGGAMLLNQDEVFPDRDHFGRIFYNQANLSARGIPQIAAVMGSCTAGGAYVPAMSDEAVIVKNQGTIFLAGPPLVKAATGEDVTPEELGGGELHSKTSGVTDHLAVNDADALRRVRDIVATLPKDPEVPWDTESTVSPTRNQTDLYDVVPVDAKVPYDVHEVIEIIVDGGQYQEFKAEFGTTLVTAFARIHGHRVGIIANNGILFAESAQKGAHFIELCDQRGIPLVFLQNTTGFMVGREYEAGGIAKHGAKMVNAVATTRVPKFTVVIGGAFGAGNYSMCGRAYSPRFLWMWPNARISVMGGPQAAMTLSTVRRNQIERSGESWSQEEQEEFEAPIREQFERQSHCYYSSARLWDDGVIDPADTRRILGMALDVASGAPLDEQGFGVFRM; encoded by the coding sequence ATGACTCACGCTCCAGCATTGACCAACCGACAGCGCCACGAAGAGCTCGTCGCAGAGCTCAAAGAGCTGCTTAGCACAACAGCACGCGGTGGTTCCGAACGTGCCCGTGCTCGCCATATTTCCCGCGGTAAGCTGCTGCCACGTCAGCGCATCAACCAACTGCTTGACCCCGGCAGCCCTTTCCTTGAGGTCGCACCGCTAGCGGCCCACGAAATGTATGGCGGCAAGGTTCCGGCTGCTGGCGTCATCGCCGGCATTGGCATCATCGAAGGTCGTCGCTGCCTGGTTGTAGCCAATGACGCAACCGTTTCCGGCGGAACGTACTACCCGTTGACTGTCAAGAAGCACCTGCGCGCACAGGAGATTGCCAGCCTTAACCACTTGCCGTGCATTTACCTGGTCGACTCCGGCGGGGCCATGCTTCTCAACCAGGATGAAGTTTTCCCTGATCGCGATCATTTCGGTCGCATTTTCTACAACCAGGCCAACCTTTCCGCTCGCGGGATTCCGCAGATTGCCGCCGTGATGGGATCCTGTACCGCCGGTGGCGCCTATGTGCCGGCGATGAGCGATGAAGCGGTCATTGTGAAAAACCAGGGCACCATCTTCCTGGCAGGCCCGCCACTGGTTAAGGCTGCAACTGGTGAAGATGTCACACCAGAGGAACTCGGTGGCGGCGAACTGCACTCCAAGACCTCCGGCGTTACTGACCACCTCGCGGTTAACGATGCCGACGCACTGCGTCGTGTCCGCGATATCGTCGCAACGCTCCCCAAGGACCCGGAAGTTCCGTGGGACACAGAATCCACCGTCTCGCCGACTCGCAACCAGACCGATCTTTACGATGTCGTCCCCGTCGATGCCAAAGTGCCTTACGACGTTCACGAGGTTATTGAAATTATTGTGGATGGAGGTCAATACCAGGAGTTTAAGGCCGAATTTGGTACGACCCTGGTCACTGCTTTCGCCCGCATCCACGGCCACCGCGTCGGCATTATCGCCAACAACGGCATTCTCTTCGCGGAATCTGCGCAGAAGGGCGCGCACTTCATCGAGCTGTGTGATCAGCGCGGCATCCCACTGGTATTCCTGCAGAACACCACGGGCTTCATGGTTGGTCGCGAATACGAGGCCGGCGGTATCGCAAAGCACGGCGCCAAGATGGTCAACGCCGTGGCTACCACCCGCGTGCCCAAGTTCACCGTAGTCATCGGTGGTGCCTTCGGCGCCGGCAACTACTCCATGTGCGGTCGCGCATATTCGCCGCGCTTCCTCTGGATGTGGCCGAATGCTCGCATTTCCGTCATGGGCGGTCCACAGGCGGCGATGACGCTGTCGACGGTTCGTCGCAACCAGATTGAACGCTCAGGTGAGAGCTGGTCGCAGGAAGAGCAGGAGGAGTTTGAAGCTCCGATCCGCGAGCAGTTTGAGCGCCAGTCGCACTGCTATTACTCATCGGCTCGCCTGTGGGATGACGGTGTCATCGATCCCGCAGATACCCGCCGAATTCTTGGCATGGCCCTCGATGTGGCAAGTGGCGCGCCCCTGGATGAACAGGGCTTCGGCGTCTTCCGCATGTAG
- a CDS encoding acetyl/propionyl-CoA carboxylase subunit alpha: MTAHNTQPHAAGGSLSTVLVANRGEIACRIIRTLRDNGIRSVAVYSDADADAPHVRMADMAIHIGPSPARESYLVIDKIIDAARRCDADGIHPGYGFLSENADFATACEEAGIEFIGPPASAINTMGDKISARAAVEARDVPTVPGLSRPGLSDEDLIEAAPSIGFPVLIKPSAGGGGKGMHRVEDAADLPAALATARREAAGAFGDDSLFIEHFVDTPRHIEVQILADKHGNVIHLGERECSLQRRHQKVIEEAPSPLLDEETRSAIGEAACDAARSVGYVGAGTVEFIVPAKDPSSFFFMEMNTRLQVEHPVTEQVTGLDLVALQVDIASGRPLPVAQEDVTLTGHSIEARVYAEDPAAGFLPTGGTVTRVVEPSGAGIRVDSGIVDGSEVSSLYDPMLMKIISHGENREQALERLDRALGDTVVAGVGVNIDFCRYLLNVPEVRVGDLDTGLLDRVAEGFATSETPDDVYLAAAMDWLTSRFEEATDSPWLTPDGWRASTPAAQRIRFGTGEDSRLISIVGTPSSADVIVGDVVAGLSAEAENEEIDVPEPRNYKVSVYRDGEHLRIVRDGVAQHFLVETIDNAGAANHEEYVVAGAHGTWVLPRTEVVTTGAEADAGGSGVIQAPMPGAIIALAVEEGTRVEVGDALLAMEAMKMEHTLTAEIAGEVSFTVAPGDQVTGDQQLAVITVAEAEE; encoded by the coding sequence ATGACAGCGCACAACACGCAGCCCCACGCAGCTGGCGGCAGCCTGAGTACCGTATTGGTCGCAAACCGCGGGGAGATTGCCTGCCGCATTATTCGAACCCTTCGTGACAACGGAATTCGCTCCGTCGCGGTCTACTCGGATGCCGATGCCGACGCCCCTCACGTCCGCATGGCGGATATGGCCATCCACATTGGCCCATCTCCGGCACGTGAGTCCTACCTGGTTATCGACAAGATTATCGATGCCGCTCGCCGCTGCGACGCAGACGGAATCCACCCCGGTTACGGCTTTCTGTCTGAAAACGCAGACTTCGCGACCGCCTGTGAGGAAGCAGGTATTGAATTCATTGGCCCACCGGCCAGTGCCATCAACACCATGGGTGACAAAATCTCCGCCCGCGCTGCCGTCGAAGCCCGCGATGTTCCCACCGTGCCGGGTCTATCTCGCCCAGGGCTTAGCGACGAGGACCTCATTGAGGCAGCCCCATCGATTGGCTTTCCAGTCCTGATTAAGCCATCGGCAGGCGGTGGCGGTAAGGGTATGCACCGCGTGGAAGACGCTGCTGACCTGCCGGCGGCGCTCGCAACGGCTCGTCGTGAAGCGGCGGGTGCCTTCGGCGATGACTCCCTTTTCATCGAGCACTTCGTCGACACCCCGCGGCATATCGAGGTACAGATCCTCGCAGACAAACACGGCAATGTGATCCACCTGGGCGAGCGTGAGTGCTCGCTGCAACGACGCCATCAGAAGGTCATCGAGGAAGCGCCGAGCCCCCTGCTGGATGAGGAAACGCGCAGCGCAATCGGTGAAGCGGCCTGTGACGCGGCCCGCTCGGTTGGTTATGTCGGTGCGGGCACGGTGGAGTTTATTGTGCCGGCGAAGGACCCGTCGTCGTTCTTCTTCATGGAGATGAATACGCGTCTGCAGGTTGAACACCCGGTAACTGAGCAGGTCACCGGCCTGGATCTGGTGGCACTGCAGGTTGACATTGCCTCGGGACGCCCACTGCCGGTTGCTCAGGAAGATGTAACTCTCACCGGTCACTCGATTGAAGCTCGCGTGTATGCCGAAGACCCAGCGGCGGGATTCCTGCCCACCGGTGGCACGGTCACACGTGTCGTCGAGCCGAGCGGGGCGGGAATCCGGGTGGATTCCGGCATTGTCGACGGTTCCGAGGTCTCATCCCTCTATGACCCGATGTTGATGAAGATCATCTCCCATGGGGAAAACCGTGAGCAGGCGCTCGAGCGGCTGGACCGGGCGCTCGGAGACACCGTTGTCGCAGGTGTCGGTGTCAATATCGACTTTTGTCGCTACCTGCTGAACGTCCCCGAGGTTCGCGTCGGCGATCTTGATACCGGTCTGCTCGACCGTGTGGCGGAAGGCTTCGCCACCTCCGAAACACCGGACGATGTCTACCTCGCCGCTGCGATGGACTGGCTGACTTCTCGCTTTGAAGAGGCCACCGACTCGCCGTGGCTGACCCCGGACGGCTGGCGCGCCAGTACCCCGGCCGCGCAGCGCATCCGCTTCGGAACGGGGGAGGACTCGCGTCTGATCTCGATTGTGGGCACGCCGTCGAGCGCCGACGTCATCGTTGGTGATGTGGTCGCGGGCCTGTCCGCCGAGGCGGAGAACGAAGAGATCGACGTTCCAGAACCGCGAAACTACAAGGTTTCGGTCTACCGCGACGGGGAACACCTGCGCATCGTCCGCGACGGTGTCGCACAGCACTTCCTGGTCGAGACCATCGACAATGCGGGGGCTGCGAACCATGAAGAATACGTCGTCGCCGGCGCTCACGGCACGTGGGTGCTGCCTCGCACCGAGGTAGTCACCACCGGAGCCGAAGCCGATGCCGGAGGCTCGGGAGTCATCCAAGCTCCGATGCCCGGCGCGATTATCGCGTTGGCGGTGGAGGAGGGAACCCGCGTCGAAGTTGGTGATGCTCTGTTGGCCATGGAGGCCATGAAGATGGAGCACACTCTCACTGCCGAAATTGCGGGTGAGGTCAGCTTCACCGTCGCGCCGGGCGATCAGGTCACCGGTGACCAGCAGCTGGCGGTCATCACTGTGGCCGAAGCCGAGGAATAA
- a CDS encoding acyl-CoA dehydrogenase: MSESTKIATAILDDEYVELQKVVREFANEVVDPVSAEHDRNHTFPYEIVSQMGEMGLFGLPFPEEVGGMGGDYLSFGIALEELAKVDQSVAITLEAGVGLGAMPIFHFGNDKQKETYLPELTAGKKLAGFGLTEPDAGSDAGATRTTAREDGDDFVINGAKQFITNSGTDITSLVTVTAVTGQKEDGKKEISTIIVPSGTEGFVAEPAYDKVGWNASDTHPLTFTDVRVPQENLLGTRGRGFANFLSILAEGRVAIAALATGAAQGCVDESVRHAKERHSMGRAIGEYQAVSFKIARMEARAHAARMAWYDAAAKMAAGAEFRREAYIAKMIASEAAMDNARDATQIFGGYGFMNEYRVARHYRDSKILEIGEGTTEVQLMLIARGLGL; the protein is encoded by the coding sequence ATGTCCGAAAGCACCAAGATTGCAACCGCCATCCTCGACGACGAATACGTGGAACTGCAGAAAGTAGTTCGCGAATTTGCCAACGAAGTTGTCGACCCGGTTTCCGCCGAGCACGACCGCAACCACACTTTCCCGTACGAGATTGTCTCGCAGATGGGCGAAATGGGCCTGTTCGGTCTGCCATTCCCCGAGGAAGTCGGTGGCATGGGCGGTGACTACCTGTCCTTCGGTATCGCCCTGGAGGAGCTGGCTAAAGTCGATCAGTCGGTCGCTATCACCCTGGAAGCCGGCGTTGGTTTGGGCGCCATGCCAATCTTCCACTTCGGCAATGACAAGCAGAAGGAGACCTACCTGCCCGAGCTGACTGCTGGTAAGAAGCTCGCTGGCTTTGGTCTCACCGAGCCGGATGCAGGTTCCGACGCCGGCGCCACCCGCACCACAGCCCGTGAAGACGGCGATGATTTCGTCATCAACGGCGCCAAGCAGTTCATCACCAACTCCGGCACGGATATTACTTCGCTGGTTACTGTCACCGCAGTCACCGGCCAGAAGGAAGATGGCAAGAAGGAGATTTCTACCATCATCGTGCCGAGTGGCACGGAGGGCTTTGTCGCGGAACCGGCTTACGACAAGGTCGGTTGGAATGCCTCCGACACCCACCCACTGACCTTCACCGATGTTCGCGTCCCGCAGGAGAACCTGCTGGGCACCCGTGGTCGCGGCTTCGCTAACTTCCTGTCCATCTTGGCCGAGGGGCGTGTCGCAATCGCAGCGCTTGCCACCGGTGCTGCGCAGGGTTGTGTTGATGAGTCGGTTCGCCACGCCAAGGAACGTCACTCCATGGGCCGTGCAATCGGCGAGTACCAGGCTGTTTCCTTCAAGATTGCCCGTATGGAAGCGCGTGCGCATGCCGCACGGATGGCGTGGTACGACGCAGCCGCAAAGATGGCCGCGGGCGCAGAGTTCCGTCGTGAAGCGTACATCGCCAAGATGATTGCCTCGGAGGCTGCGATGGACAACGCGCGCGACGCGACGCAGATTTTCGGCGGCTACGGGTTCATGAACGAGTACCGCGTGGCACGCCACTACCGCGACTCCAAGATCCTGGAGATCGGCGAGGGCACCACCGAAGTGCAGCTCATGCTGATCGCGCGCGGATTGGGGCTGTAA
- a CDS encoding MaoC family dehydratase, protein MADNNATDVTRDVVQRGLWFEEYEVGARYLHRPGRTVTETDDVLFTTLTMNTQPLHLDAHWSSQQPGFGGERLVNSMWTLSTVVGLSVGQLTLGTIVANLGFTEVAFPAPMFHGDTLYAETVCRNKRLSKSRPNQGIVELEHIGRNQDGTVVCRAVRSTLVQCAPTSLDDGSENAASAGK, encoded by the coding sequence ATGGCTGACAACAACGCAACCGACGTCACCCGCGACGTCGTGCAGCGCGGACTGTGGTTCGAAGAGTACGAGGTTGGCGCGCGTTACCTGCACCGTCCGGGGCGAACCGTCACTGAAACCGATGACGTCCTCTTCACGACGCTGACCATGAACACCCAGCCACTGCATCTGGATGCGCACTGGTCGAGCCAGCAGCCGGGATTCGGAGGCGAGCGCCTGGTCAATTCGATGTGGACGCTGTCGACGGTTGTCGGGCTGTCTGTCGGGCAGCTGACGCTCGGCACCATCGTCGCCAACCTCGGCTTCACCGAAGTGGCGTTTCCCGCACCGATGTTCCACGGCGACACCCTGTACGCAGAGACCGTCTGCCGTAACAAGCGCCTGTCCAAGTCCCGCCCCAACCAGGGCATTGTCGAGCTCGAGCACATTGGACGCAACCAGGACGGCACCGTCGTCTGCCGCGCAGTCCGTTCCACGCTCGTCCAATGCGCACCGACTTCGCTTGACGACGGCTCCGAGAACGCAGCTTCAGCGGGGAAGTGA
- a CDS encoding CoA ester lyase, producing the protein MSTHNSWQPLGPAILFAPADRPERFGKAADRADMVILDLEDGCRAENREAAREDIASCDLDPARTIVRVNPPEVEDYAADIDMLRGTAFRQVMLPKASSAQQVDELVAALGEKTQVIALIETPLGVMRAEELAQADGVVALFWGAEDLVAGLAGTSSRFSEAEAALAPGRIHAGSYRSVAVHTRSHVHLAAAAHGKASLDSIYVNISDANGLAAEAADAAALGFAATVCIHPGQVPTIRKAYRPSDEEIDWARRLLAEAEKNTGAFSFDGQMVDAPLFRQAEAIARRAAVTG; encoded by the coding sequence ATGTCTACGCATAACTCCTGGCAGCCGCTGGGCCCTGCAATTCTGTTTGCGCCGGCCGATCGGCCAGAGCGATTCGGCAAAGCTGCTGACCGCGCCGACATGGTGATTCTGGATCTGGAGGATGGCTGTCGCGCAGAAAACCGTGAGGCTGCCCGCGAGGATATCGCCTCCTGTGACCTCGACCCGGCCCGCACGATTGTGCGTGTCAATCCACCGGAGGTTGAGGACTACGCAGCGGATATTGACATGCTGCGTGGCACCGCTTTCCGCCAGGTGATGCTGCCCAAGGCTTCCTCGGCTCAGCAAGTGGATGAGTTGGTAGCGGCACTGGGGGAGAAGACCCAGGTCATTGCCCTTATTGAAACTCCGCTTGGGGTCATGCGCGCCGAAGAGCTGGCGCAGGCCGATGGTGTCGTTGCACTGTTCTGGGGCGCAGAGGACCTGGTGGCGGGATTGGCGGGAACGTCATCACGCTTTAGCGAAGCAGAGGCTGCACTCGCGCCGGGCCGTATCCATGCGGGTAGCTACCGCAGTGTGGCGGTACATACCCGCAGCCACGTTCACCTGGCTGCAGCGGCGCACGGTAAGGCCAGTCTGGATTCCATCTACGTCAATATCTCCGACGCAAATGGGCTAGCTGCGGAGGCCGCAGATGCCGCTGCGTTGGGATTTGCCGCCACCGTCTGTATCCACCCCGGTCAGGTCCCGACAATCCGCAAGGCTTACCGCCCCAGCGACGAGGAGATTGATTGGGCGCGTCGGCTCTTGGCGGAAGCGGAAAAGAACACCGGTGCCTTCAGCTTTGACGGCCAGATGGTGGATGCGCCGCTCTTCCGTCAAGCAGAAGCCATTGCTCGGCGAGCTGCTGTAACCGGTTAG